ACCGACAACTTTTACATATCATACCTTTAAcattaatgtaaaaaatgtaaaaaattaagCTATATGGTAAATAAGTTACGTGTCATAGATGGAACCGATGCTGTTTAAACAAACTTAGAGGGCTGTAGGCATGGAGGCATTAAGAGTTTTTACTGTGGAGGGGCATGTTTATTGCTGGATGGGCTTTTGACAAAAGTAGCATTGCGCTCCAGCGTTACAGCCCTCCTTCCAGGCGTCTGGTTCAGTTCGCTCATATCCACTCCTGAGTCTAAGCTGGTTTCTCGACTCTCGACCGGCCTTCTTCGCCTCTGCTGCTCTGACACTGCGTAATGGATCTCAGCTGCAGGTTTGCCCTCCAGTGATACAAACCAGGCCCGGGGAGGCTGATTCGAGGGGATTTTAGAAAGTTCTGCCAAGGCATGCACCGAGTGTCTGCCGCCGCCCCTGATTTTATTCAGGGTTCCTGGGACCGACGCTGACTCTGGGAGGCTGAAGTGACCCCTGGATGTGTTGGTGGACGCTGCTGCCTGAGAGCCCTCTAGAACCCCAAGCTGGTCCTCACCTTCCACTGCCTGGTTCTGGGTGGCAGAGGGACCTTTTGGCAGAGTCTGTGTGAAGCCGTCTTTACTCAGCGGATCAGCGGCAGCCCCCGCACGGGGAAGAGTGGCCGATTTGCTCCACTGGGGCAGCTCTTGCTGCTCCTCCAAGTGGAAGAATGCTGGAGCGTGAAAAATGGCAACAGGCTGGTTGTAGAAAAACAAATTCTCTGTCAGAGAGGCCGGAACTCCGATCCGATCTGTAGTTTCATGCAAACACATCAGATCATTAAGGTCACTGTTAAGTTCCAGTTCATTACACTCCACCCTAATGGCCACAGCATTGGGGTTGGCTATTAAATTGCCATTGTGCATAGAAATAACAGAGGCATTGTGCCGATCAGCCCCTCTTTCTGTGATTGATTGGTTCAGTCCATCCTGAAGATGAGAGGAGTCCACTGAAGATAGTTCCAAAACTTCATCGTCACATGTGGAGGTGGTTTGGTCTTTTCTCATCGCTGGTCGGATCTTCTTTGTTTTAGTTTCACTGAGTGGACATCTGTAGACAAGACAGAATATTTGCCTCAATCAGTGCCAGGCTAATGAAAGTCATGCTGCATACACGACATGATCACACAGTCCAAATACACACATTACAAACATCCACTTTGACAAATAATGTATTTTACTGATATCAAAGTGCTTTTAAAGGAATACGCCATTGAATACGCCGTGGCTCtcaaccctcacaggtactgcatttagcatcaaacaatataagtttggaacgttatttaaccttgtagctgagcccgctacaaaataaaaattgcaagatgctttaaagggactgtttgtaactttcagaaatgtcttgttaacagcgacacctgtggccgttaagtcaacgaaagtcagcgtcaggttcgcgcttgtgctcgctctacatagacatgaaggagcatcgctcaaaacagtgaggagacacacgtcagctaaaagcacaatatcactctatatttcagctgcttggcagtaatgttagctgaccagacgaaggtctctccatgaatcaatgctgatcctagtgttggcttttcctgcctcagcgcaggctgaggcagcggggctctgagGCAGAGGGGCTCTGAGGCAGtagggctccgcagcgagtaacgttgtggtctccgcccgcagccggagtgaacagggagatACCGGCATGCGGTCGGTAatgagacgataacgtttctcgctgcggagccccgtcacgttTACgtcacgggaaacctctgttggtctggaggagctgcagcagttatttttgcacaaacgtccactcattcactagatattctcagagctactaactcatctgcagtgtggagtgagcgcgcgttcacgaatagaggtggagcgagtacgcgagaatgCGCACGGCttctgtgagtgaaggcaggcaggcagcggagcagagacagcggccacacgcgagcgcgcatgtgtcccgacccggtacatttatacgcttaaaaagttacaaacagtccctttaatgcgttaaagaaattagtggcctcaaaacaaatttgcgttaacgcgttattatcgccttaacttttgactcgtgggtacccatagaacgcATTTACGTTCACAtagctggaggtcagaggtcaagggacccctttgaaaatggatatgacagtttttccttgccaaattAAACGCACGttcgttatttagcctccttctcaacaagctatgacatggttggcaccgatggattctttaggtttcttagtttcatgataccagtatcttcactccagctttaaaactgagccactacaacctaaaaaaacgcaggttgcgttaatgcgttatagaCATTAGTagctttaaattaatttgacagccctactttaaatgTTATTCTGAGTTATCAAACTAACTTCATCACAACATATAGTGTTTGAACAAGTATGAGATGAAAGCCTCTATTACctgcaataaaacaataaccCAACCAGgagacagatgacaataacaagcATTCCTCCGAGGATAACCATCAGGAGAGGTGAATGGTGTAAGATGAAGTCAATGGGGATGGCAAGTCCAAAGAAACCTAAAACATATTGATGGTCAGAAGAAGAAGTTTGGATGAAATATAAAACAGACAtgcaataaaaattaaaatgaacattttgtATCCAAAAACTTTACAAACGCCATTTAATATATCTTTTGCCTTTTTTCCACTGGCCTAGGCCAGTTCCAGGCCAATTTCAATGGATcataacaaatatttaaaaatacaatgcaatatattcattgttttctttttttccccatcagcttccaaggttataaaaaataaatggccACAATCAGAGCAATCCCATTATACAGTAGGCTTACGACAACCATCAGAAAACCAATGCTTGACATTCATTAATTTCCATCTGATGCACTTTTATTGATTACCTTGACACTGCCATGTTAGTGCTGAACACtgtattacattacatttaggGCTGTCtattgattcaaatattgaatcatgattaatcgcatgatagtCCGTGAttgattgcgattaattgcaaatggaTTAACTAAttcattaacacattttttatctgttcaaaataaagggagatttgtcaagtatttaatattttatcaacatgggagtggacaaatatgttgctttatgcaaatgtatgtttatatgtataattggaaatcaattaacaacacaaaacaatgacagatattgatccagaaaccctcacaggtactgcatttagcataacaaatatgctccaatcataacatgtcaaactgcagcccaacaggcaacaacagctgtcagtgtgtcagtgtgctgacttgactaggacttgccccaaactgcatgtgattatcataaagtgggcatgtctgtaaaggggagactcgtgggtacccatagaacccatttacattcacacatctggaggtcagaggtcaagggacccctttgaaaatggacatgacagtttttcctcgccaaaatttagcataagtttggaacgttatttaaccttctttgcGAGAAGTTAGGTtatggtgccaatggattccttatgttttctagattcatatgataccagtattccATTTAGCTCtagctgagcccgctacaaaataaaaattgcaagatgcgttaaagaaattagtggccttaaaacaaatttgcgtgaaCGCATTGTTATggccttaactttgacagccctgattacattacattagtttaacatgtttaggGGGAGCACTCGCCTCTGGTGGATGACAAAGGTGCTGCAATCCAGTAGCCAAGGTGAGGAGCTGTGAATGTCCACATGAGTTTCCCTCCTACTGACACCACCGTCCCTAGCCCCTTTCTCATCCATCCACCTAGGTCAAagaaacaacaataacaacagaaATACATCAACACTGTTTAGATCAAATTGTCTGGAATTTCCCACAACTAATACAATCCTGTCAgatctaaaaataaatgtgcatCCCCcgcaaccctgaataggataaacGGTTACAGACAATGGATGGATGCACCAGGTCCTACACATAAGGCCCCAATCTTACGTTTATGAAGCTTATCATTGTTGGGAGTGTGTTACACAACAGTTAATTTGCCTCATGCCACTACATGGACAAATCAttagaaaaacaacatggcatGAGATTAACTCATGTCAAAGACCCCCCCAAAagattgcatatatatatatatatatatatatatatatatataattcacaTGGCATTCATATTTTTAAGCAAAAGAACTGAATGAGTTAATTCAACATTTATAGCCCAAGTGGAGCAACCtgctgagtgagtgagtgatggcAGCCCAAtcgcagttcatgaaatagtcaccatatttaatgtattgatttgtgtacatagacacaaattaaaTTTGTTTGTGTTGGTCAGCACAGAATCAATGTCTGTAATCCACCTAATTGTGAATCAGGAACTACAAAGAGCAGCGAACGCCGTGTAAGATGAGGTCAGGTTGATGGGTAAGTCAAAAAGCACAggaggagaccagtgttcgtgtGAAACCGCAAGTCAGAGTTgaattatttgtcacgtaacttccgtacttaacttACGGAACTTTCAGAGTTATTTtgacccaaaccacgatctttacCTGAagctaactaaatagtttttgtcaggtaacttctgtacttaagttacggcattTCCGGTGTTACTtaaacccaaaccgtgatcttttcctaaacctaactgagtagttttgttgcctaagcctaaccaagtcgatcttttcctaagcctaactaaggtgtctgttgcctaagcctaaccaagtcaatctattcctagtcctaactaagtagttttattttgaaaagactggagtggaaataaaaataagttgTTTGAAGTCGAgtgtcacaaaaaaaatatgtgtcCAATCTTAtacgtgactatttcacgaactgccgtgagacttgCCTGCTGCTTTAATGCTGCCAATAATGTGTCTGCTTCAGCATTTCTGTAAGAATACTGTCTCTGTCTAGTCTAGAAAGTGGGACACAGGAACCAAAGTTAGGGGCCTACTCAGTGGGTGTCCAAGTCCTGACTTATGAGGGGGCTTGGCATCGCCATTGTGCTGTAGGGGTATATATGTCAGGCTTTTCCCACCTTATGTAAGAATTGTAGAAACCATTCAAATGACTGCAAACCACCTTCAACCACTGACTAAGCAGGCCAAAAAGTGAGTTTTCCATGACATGTTTCCGCGACTTCACTTTTCATAGCTGGTCATCTGGGCGATTaataaattaagaaaacaaTTCTAAGTAGATCTTTAGTCTTAAGTCCCCCTTTATTAAGCCACAATTCCAAGTAGATGCCATTAAATCATCCTCACTTTCTCTCCTGATTCTTCAAAGATCAACATGGGGTAGATTTTAGTGTGTGACTTCTACTCACCAGTGGTCCGGTTGAAGAACCATGCCGGGACAACATTGGAGGCCTGAAGTCCACAGCTGTCAGGGATGCTGAGGCTGATCTGTATGGGCCCACTCAcatgtaactgtgtgtgtcctGAGAAGAGCTGCACACTGACAGCCGCCAACGGACTCAACGCCACACTGACGTATCCTTGAAGAACAGAGGAGATAATGTGGACTAGACATGGATAAACACCTTAGCCAAACGGTTCCAGACTGGAACAATGTCACACTGAAACATTCTGTATTTCACTTTCTGTGTATGTACAATGAGAGCAAAATAACCAGAGACTAGTTCCTGGTATGTTTAGTGTCTCATACCTGGCCAATAAAACTGATTGTGATCTGTATCAGCCTGCATTTCTGTTTTCCAcagtctattttttttatactaccACCAGGTGGCACCATGGACAAAATTGAAATCTTGCACATAATAGGTTTTCACTTTCATctgcacatttatttttgtcatctaGAATCTGCAATGTATGGgcgggattttttttcttttttttcggtgatccattttctaagtctgatctaaataattttctctcctgtatTTATGACTTAATAACAGGCATGTCAGACTTATTTGTCATgtacttccatacttaagtaatgccatttccatagttattttaactcaaacattgacttatttgtcacataacttccatacttaagtaagtccacttccgtagttatttcaacccagacattgatttatttgtcacgtgactgtttcacagaaaaaaaggaactAAGATGTTCTTAAGGCaatggatcaccagaaaaaaaagaaaaacttgcTTGCCCTTCAGGGCTTCCGTATAAATGCAATGTAACTTTCACATTTCAGATAGACTGTGCAAATACTATCTAAAGtgcttttgactttttttcccaagAAAATTGACATAATcacttacaaataaaaaaaaaatcatataaactATGACCTAAAATGAATTGTTACCAGAATACCGCAGCACACGCATCTACCTGATTTGCTGCTCATGATGCCCAAAGTGTTAAGAAAGCTGTCCTCCCCTGACGGCAGTTTGGGCATGGTCAGGTAGGCTCTAACAGAGGTGGCATTACTGCTGTCTGTCAGATTCAGCAGGCTCTTGGGAAACTGGACACTAGGAAGTGACGCAGCATCTGCAAATAAAGGAAAACGAAAAATAATAGCTGGTAATATGtgtttataaaatatatgttttttcccTTTAGTGCAGTTATTTTTGGCTAATGTGTTTCTTagattagtacttgtactgacAATCAAAGAGAGCCAGAGCATTAAGGAAAGAAAAATTAAGAGTGTGACAATATATACCAGATGTTTTGCCAGTGATCAGGACGGAGTCATCAAAGAGCCAGATGTTCCCCTGATTCAAACCAAGTAGGGACACGGTCACAGACGAAAATACTACAGCAATGACATAAGAGGAAGAGGGAAGGTGCTAATTTAGTATTGAGTATTTTGTCTttccactagatggcagtgtgACAGTGTGTTATATGAAACCTCACACAGAGGCAAGACATTGGCGACATTCTGGCTGACATACTACAACAACACTAGCTCAAGATTCAAGAATCCGTTCTTTTTAGAAATGCAAAGCACTGGAGATGGCAGATGAGACAGAAGAAGACACACACTCCAGATATGGGTTATTAATTGTTCCCAAAGAGTTTTGCTTGGGCGCTGCGCCTAATTGGGTGTCAAATGCAGTGGGGTGAAGCAAAACTTCACCCTG
This DNA window, taken from Sebastes fasciatus isolate fSebFas1 chromosome 14, fSebFas1.pri, whole genome shotgun sequence, encodes the following:
- the LOC141782082 gene encoding protein FAM171B-like isoform X1; this translates as MLLLIWVLSAFISCDDGKASGESTPRGQPLHSNQGLLSDSDRDHMRPGEPVQLRQHQPGSSADSAFNLKVQVNDVLSRQYLSQAVVEVYINYTRTNTALTGKDGGVLLHVPYQTGKPIAIVASKDGYICTLLPCKTNRMPIFSSVTVSLLGLNQGNIWLFDDSVLITGKTSDAASLPSVQFPKSLLNLTDSSNATSVRAYLTMPKLPSGEDSFLNTLGIMSSKSGYVSVALSPLAAVSVQLFSGHTQLHVSGPIQISLSIPDSCGLQASNVVPAWFFNRTTGGWMRKGLGTVVSVGGKLMWTFTAPHLGYWIAAPLSSTRGFFGLAIPIDFILHHSPLLMVILGGMLVIVICLLVGLLFYCRCPLSETKTKKIRPAMRKDQTTSTCDDEVLELSSVDSSHLQDGLNQSITERGADRHNASVISMHNGNLIANPNAVAIRVECNELELNSDLNDLMCLHETTDRIGVPASLTENLFFYNQPVAIFHAPAFFHLEEQQELPQWSKSATLPRAGAAADPLSKDGFTQTLPKGPSATQNQAVEGEDQLGVLEGSQAAASTNTSRGHFSLPESASVPGTLNKIRGGGRHSVHALAELSKIPSNQPPRAWFVSLEGKPAAEIHYAVSEQQRRRRPVESRETSLDSGVDMSELNQTPGRRAVTLERNATFVKSPSSNKHAPPQ
- the LOC141782082 gene encoding protein FAM171B-like isoform X2, which translates into the protein MLLLIWVLSAFISCDDGKASGESTPRGQPLHSNQGLLSDSDRDHMRPGEPVQLRQHQPGSSADSAFNLKVQVNDVLSRQYLSQAVVEVYINYTRTNTALTGKDGGVLLHVPYQTGKPIAIVASKDGYICTLLPCKTNRMPIFSSVTVSLLGLNQGNIWLFDDSVLITGKTSGYVSVALSPLAAVSVQLFSGHTQLHVSGPIQISLSIPDSCGLQASNVVPAWFFNRTTGGWMRKGLGTVVSVGGKLMWTFTAPHLGYWIAAPLSSTRGFFGLAIPIDFILHHSPLLMVILGGMLVIVICLLVGLLFYCRCPLSETKTKKIRPAMRKDQTTSTCDDEVLELSSVDSSHLQDGLNQSITERGADRHNASVISMHNGNLIANPNAVAIRVECNELELNSDLNDLMCLHETTDRIGVPASLTENLFFYNQPVAIFHAPAFFHLEEQQELPQWSKSATLPRAGAAADPLSKDGFTQTLPKGPSATQNQAVEGEDQLGVLEGSQAAASTNTSRGHFSLPESASVPGTLNKIRGGGRHSVHALAELSKIPSNQPPRAWFVSLEGKPAAEIHYAVSEQQRRRRPVESRETSLDSGVDMSELNQTPGRRAVTLERNATFVKSPSSNKHAPPQ